In one window of Henckelia pumila isolate YLH828 chromosome 1, ASM3356847v2, whole genome shotgun sequence DNA:
- the LOC140876460 gene encoding uncharacterized protein produces the protein MQTKFIAVQCFQCFTMQVKQAKKSSNKWVCVVCNQKQSVRRVFSEDYMAKNIRQFVQKFNMSRQSSDRKELALEEGEDIFEKEVFSAMEDQKKKRTDWTEYVEYDREDCSKRFEKCADSGDDTFDEARVVTEIPKPVLKKPKLKDYAAGIRNGKNLLTPVFPNRSKDKRPKNALYEDMQQRQSICSDEEEQIVLHQETLASKQNSLMIQSLDDKDDLAKKTFVSTSKENDYKTLWEQENTSDGQLNHTRTAANGPVSKWSSYITKEDDADFSD, from the exons ATGCAGACTAAATTCATTGCCGTCCAGTGTTTTCAATGCTTCACTATGCAG GTGAAGCAGGCCAAAAAGAGCAGCAACAAATGGGTATGCGTCGTGTGCAACCAGAAGCAATCCGTTCGCCGTGTGTTCTCCGAAGATTATATGGCCAAAAACATCCGGCAGTTCGTCCAGAAATTCAACATGTCCCGCCAATCATCGGATCGAAAAGAATTAGCCCTCGAAGAAGGAGAGGATATCTTTGAGAAGGAGGTATTTTCCGCTATGGAAgatcagaagaagaagaggactGACTGGACTGAGTATGTTGAGTATGATCGGGAAGATTGCTCCAAAAGATTTGAGAAAT GTGCAGATTCTGGGGATGATACATTTGATGAGGCGAGGGTTGTAACAGAGATCCCCAAACCAGTGCTTAAAAAGCCAAAATTGAAGGATTATGCTGCTGGGATTAGGAATGGCAAAAATCTTCTGACACCAGTGTTTCCAAATAGAAGTAAAGACAAAAGGCCGAAAAATGCTCTATATGAAG ATATGCAGCAGAGGCAAAGTATTTGTTCCGATGAGGAGGAACAAATTGTGTTACATCAAGAAACCCTAGCTTCTAAACAAAACAGCCTCATGATACAAAGTCTAGATGACAAAGACGATTTAGCAAAGAAAACTTTTGTATCAACTTCCAAGGAGAATGATTACAAAACACTATGGGAGCAAGAAAATACTTCCGACggacaattaaatcatacaagaACAGCAGCAAATGGGCCAGTGTCAAAGTGGAGTAGCTACATAACTAAAGAAGATGATGCTGACTTTTCAGATTAG